Genomic segment of Pseudoalteromonas sp. NC201:
TAATGGAGGCAGGCACTTCATCGATGCTTTCAAACACACGACTGCCCGAGACCACGATATGCTCCATATCTGCAGCTTGAAGATCTTTAACATTGGTATCGTCTGCAATGGCTGCTGCGCTAACAGCCAACGCTACCATACTGAGAGTAGTTTTTAACATGGTTATCCTTGCTGGATTTAGAATAATAATGATGTAAAAAGCGGCAATATAATATTGCCAAACTTCAGTAAAAACAAGGTGAATGTGAATAGTTTGCATTACCCTTTACTGCAAGACCATCCTACTTTACATCGATTTTTGCAATTATATCCACATAACAGTAACTTAGAGTGAAGTTAATTACCGCTTCCTACGATGACGTTGCAGCCAAAAATACAGGCCGGATACCGTGAAAAAAGTCGGAATTAAGGCAAGCATTAACCAAACAAATTGCACGATGGGACCGGCAAAGTCACCAATATGAAACTTGTACTTAAAGTTCCATATTTGCGTAGCGACTCCGGCTTTTGATGCATCATATTGCGCTACCACCTCACTGTTATAAGGATTTACCCAAACCCAGCTGTAGGCATGACTTTCACCAGGGTTTTGAACTCTATAAGCGACGCTGTCGGACGCTTTGTCAGGCATATAAATACGGAACAACTGACCGTCTGGGAAGATAGATTTTACGCGCTTTGTAGCGCTATTTAAATCGTAGGGTAAGCCGTGAAAATTAACCGCAATAGTAGGCGGTTTTGGTCTTGCTTCGACCTCATCAAAGCTCAACCACTCAACCACAGCCTTGGTTTGCGGCTGCCAGTTAAACGCCATACCACTGAAGGCAATGAGCAGTATAGGTAAAAGCAAATATACCCCCAGTACGGTGTGTAACTGATAAAGCAAAATCCTTAGCTTAGCTTTTGGTTTTATCACTAGCCGTTTCAAGCGATTTTTAGGCTTTACCCAAAGATAAAAGCCCAACACTAACTCAATAATGAGTACAAGTGCACAAATAGATACCCAATCTCTAAGCAGCTTTTTGTTGTCAGCATCTTCAAACAACAACCAACGGTGTAGCGCCATCGTAAAGCCATATATCGTAGAATAATACTCGTAGCGATGAAGGATCTCGCCACTGTAGGGGTTAACGCTAACATAATCACCGCTAGACAACTTCAGTTGCCACGCCAAATCCGGTTGCTGCTCAGGCATAAACAGTGAAACTTTTTCAGCGGTTGTAGATTCAATAAAGGTTACTATTTGCTCTACCCCAAGAGGCTCAGACTGTGGCTCAACTCGCCACAACTGAGGCTGAGTAAGATATTGAATATCTTTGGCATATATAAGCAGTGCCCCAGTTAAGCTTAAGCAAATAATAAATGCACCAGCCACTAGCGCCATTACTAGGTGAGCACGGCGTAACCACAATTTTATCAAGGGAATTCTCAAACTTCTTTCGATATTTAGCAATAGTAAGTGATAATAACTCTTACTTGCAACAGCACAAAATTTACCCTTTTACCGCTGCAGATCTTCGCGTAGTTTATCTCCACTTCGACACCACCTTTAATCCGCGGCAATCGACTAAAATAATTCCACTTTAGGTGCTGTGATTGCTGGCCAATTTCGGGTATGCTATCGAGCAATTTTCTATTAATTTTGCCAGATGTTTGGAAACCTAGATGCAAGAGCAATATAACCCGCAAGATATCGAAGCCAAAGTACAGTCGTACTGGGAAGAAAACAATACCTTCAAAGTTGTCGAAGACGAAAGTAAAGAGAAGTACTACTGTCTCTCAATGTTCCCATACCCAAGTGGTCGCCTCCACATGGGTCACGTACGTAACTACACCATTGGTGATGTGGTTTCTCGTTTCCAACGCCTACAAGGCAAAAACGTTATGCAACCTATGGGTTGGGATGCGTTTGGTCTTCCAGCTGAAAACGCGGCAATTAAAAATAATACCGCACCGGCGAAATGGACCTACGAAAATATCGACTACATGCGCAACCAGCTTAAGTTACTTGGTTTTGGTTACGACTGGGATCGTGAAATCGCGACTTGTCACCCTGAATATTATAAGTGGGAACAGTGGTTCTTCACTAAGCTTTACGAAAAAGGCTTAGTATACAAAAAGATGTCAACGGTAAACTGGGATCCAGTTGACCAAACGGTACTGGCAAATGAA
This window contains:
- a CDS encoding PepSY-associated TM helix domain-containing protein produces the protein MALVAGAFIICLSLTGALLIYAKDIQYLTQPQLWRVEPQSEPLGVEQIVTFIESTTAEKVSLFMPEQQPDLAWQLKLSSGDYVSVNPYSGEILHRYEYYSTIYGFTMALHRWLLFEDADNKKLLRDWVSICALVLIIELVLGFYLWVKPKNRLKRLVIKPKAKLRILLYQLHTVLGVYLLLPILLIAFSGMAFNWQPQTKAVVEWLSFDEVEARPKPPTIAVNFHGLPYDLNSATKRVKSIFPDGQLFRIYMPDKASDSVAYRVQNPGESHAYSWVWVNPYNSEVVAQYDASKAGVATQIWNFKYKFHIGDFAGPIVQFVWLMLALIPTFFTVSGLYFWLQRHRRKR